The Phlebotomus papatasi isolate M1 chromosome 3, Ppap_2.1, whole genome shotgun sequence genomic sequence GAGTTCTTCATGATGCCGCTCAGCCGATTTGAATTTGATGTGAATGTCATGGAGTTTGGTAACTGAATTGATGTCCTTCTTGGCCTGGATGCTGATGTTGTTGCTGTTGATGAGCTGAAGCATTGACAGGAAGTATCTGGGCAGGAGACGTGGATCCTTCTTCATTTCCATGATTTCGCCAAGAGAAACTTGTCGATCTGTCGGAAGGGTGGGATTCTTTTGGGGATTCACAACGTCCAGGATCTCCGTGCCGTAGGCATGGATGTCAAAATGCCCACGGGATTGAGAGAGCCGAAGGATTGGTTTGAGATATTCATGCCATCGATTGACTTTATCCGTCATGCGTTTCATATCTTCAACACGCTGCCGATGCTCCTCAGCTGCAATCCGTTGGAGGTTCATCTGATGGTCAGACAATTGGAGTTCTGGACTGGATTCCAGGGTTGCATTTGGCAGTATAAGGCTGTCTTGTTTGGATTTCTCTGGAGTCTCTGGGACATCTGATTCATCGAGAGATCGCAGAAGGGATCCATATCCCGATTCACTGCTGATGATCTGGGAAGTATTCTCCTCGAGAATTGAATCTAGGATGTCCATTGTGTGAGGTGGTGACTGGATTCCGGAGTCTGCAGACATTCTGGGCTGTTTGGGCGGTGAGATTGGGAAGCTCTTCTCTGGATTGATGGTCGATGAGAAGATTCGGCTGTTGGACAGACTGAGATCGGCAATTTCGGACTCATCAAATCCCCGGAATTCTTCCGGATCATCGGGTTCCGGAGTGGCTGGAGGAGTTGGGATATTCTGTAGGCTTTGGTCGAGTCTGAAGACTCTTGGGATTGGTGGAATTGGTGGTGGAGGCCGCTTAGCTAATCGCCATTCCGCCAACCATTCCTTGGGCAGTGAAAAAAGACATTTACTCCGGAGCTTCTTTTCCGAAATCTTCAGAAAATTCAACTCCACGATACTTTTCTGCTCAAACAAATTCAGGGGCAGGTAGAAATCCTCGGGATGCGTCAGATAGGCTCTGTCGATTCCCAAAAGATTGGTCAGGGAACTGTCCACGGTGAATTCTGTCGTAGGAACATCCTTAACATGTTCCATAATATCCACAAGTTCCACATTCGGCGACAGCATATTCCAATCCTTCTCATTCAAATCACTCAATTGGATGGTATTGTGAGACATCCCGATGCCCTCATCATCGCTGAGCAGGATATTTGGAGACGGTGGAGGGAGATCTGGTAATTCCTGCACCAACAGATTATTCCCAAAATTCTCCATTGATTCCTTCTCCCGTATCTCAGGCACTTGCACAGTAACAGGATTCATCAGCGAACAATCTTCGAGATTGCTAGCTTCCGGACATGCTGTTTCAATAATTTCTCCCCTCTTGTAGTATTTCCGCAGATTAATGTCATTCCCAATTGCTTGATTTTCTGCATCAATATGCCCAGAAAATACCTTAAAATCCCTCCGTCTGCCAACAATATCTTCCCCGTCATAGTCAAAAATGTGACTCTCCCCAAAACTCGTATAGTTCGAGCACAATTCCTCCTCTTCCATCTCCAGACGCCTCCTTGGACCCTTCTTCCCCTTGGCATCCTTCCTCAATGTCCACATCCCAAATTCCTCCTCATACGTCATCCCACCCTGACACCTCGCCTTCCTCACCACCTTCTCGCATAACGAAGCCGCCGGCAGGCTCTTAAACTCCTTCACCACATACTCAACACAGTGAAATTTCTCACACAACGTCTCCGGACGGAAGCGCTTAAGGCGCTTCCGTTTTCCCACTTCCTCACCCTCAACACCACGTTTCTTGTTCTTCCTACAAAATAAACACAACAATCTTCTTTACCTGCACAAATAGCACGCTCCCCAAAATCTTCCAACTCACTCAGCATTCTTCCGAGCCTCACTTTCACGCGCAATGTTGAGAATTATCTCCTCCAGGTAGTCCACTTTCCTCCCATAAATCTGTGCAGCATTGATAATCAGCAGGGctgcctctgggaaattgggcTGTTTCCGCAACTCCTGGTATCGTTCCAGCCACTGAAAATAGACAAATTTATTGGTAAAATAGGACAAAATGGGAATCCGGAGCAATGGCGATCATCTCACTTTGGCCACTTCGAAGTCGAAGCATTTGTCAATTTTCTGGGCTGTTTCAATGAAGAGCTGCGTTATTTCTGACGCAGACAATTCCCTGCTTGTTCCTACATCTCTGGACATCGTTTTCCTAATGAAATACACAATAAACCAGGCAATAGAGACATTCTACGAAAACTGAAAAGTCTCCAATGAAACACAAACACACAAACTACTGAGATGTGCGTGCAAGCGAGAGTGGGATGGCAACAATCATTGACGCCCCGCCATCTTTGTTACATGTCGGTAATGCAGATTCGGAAAATTCcacgaaaaaaaacaaaacgatGAATGAACTCACGATTAACGATGACCCCACGCGCACGAAAAGAACCGACCggatttgtaaataaaaaacgtaaaaaaaacaataaaaatagaaCGAATAAAAGCCTTTTTTGTTCACTTTCTTAAATGTTTCACAGTTCCTAAATCCTAAAtaaaactttctttttaattttaaaattaaaaaaaaaaataaggtaaagtgccctcgagtcgaccgggactcgaccggtggtcaatatttgaatgtttgatggagaatttctataaaattgtcactgattcgtatttatttatggaatattgacctattaatgttagatcataagCCAAATATTAGggcaaaaataaattgaataaaaaactcTACCGATCGAATtcaggaaccggtcgacttgagggcactttaccttatttcttGATTTCTTAAACTTTCTCGTTGTATGATTGTAGTCATGTAGTCACTGTAGTATGCAAAATGAAAATCTCCAGGACCaataaaaatcgatttcagTATCTTAAATTATaagtagaaaataattttttataaaaaaaatatattattcctTTGTGGTTAAATACAACATCCACATTAAAACCTTTTTCCGAAAACATAATTAACTGAATTAATAGCtttaaccgtgctatcacactaggacatttttaaattgtaaattcaatttaattttcaaatgaattgttCCTGTTCGTGTTACTTACAttaaaaaccaattaaattgatagatctccatttatttattaataaactaATACTTGATCTACAAAAccctgtttaaatatgttaaaataccaTAAATGCGGTtgttcaaattaatttgaattcagaaaattaaattgctaaaattgctcattaatttaatCCTTAAAATAACCCTTAAAATATTACGAATATAATTAAGTGTCACAGGAAAATACATTTTGGCCATTTTGGtaatctattgaaaaataatatttgattaTGCCCGCCTACTAGAAGTCTAGAACTCTTCCTACAAATATAATGCCCTagacgacttaagccgagaaacgacttagcgCAAACTGATGTAAATGTAGtttgaataatatttctaatataattaagcTAAGCCGCATCTCgcctaatcctcaggtctgtcaaggtcctAACACGCCCTCACGGCCTTTGGTCACAGATAAACCAATCGTTCCGCATCACTCAAATGAAAAtacgaaaaatatttgtatcCACTTTTCTTTGATTCCTCTATTGCTATATTATTCCAATATCGGGAATCGAATACCTCGAAAAtctctaaatattatttttgtgggaCATACGATTATACTTagcaataataaaaacattccttAAAACCATTCGTTAAtctctaatttttccccaaacgaaTCCGACTTTTTCCGGTACAAATTTCGACGTCCTGGCGATAGGAAAGTGTATTTCGACgtttccattccatactatgctatcttagaatgacaacttttcaggagagacatttaaa encodes the following:
- the LOC129805540 gene encoding uncharacterized protein LOC129805540, whose amino-acid sequence is MSRDVGTSRELSASEITQLFIETAQKIDKCFDFEVAKWLERYQELRKQPNFPEAALLIINAAQIYGRKVDYLEEIILNIARESEARKNAEKNKKRGVEGEEVGKRKRLKRFRPETLCEKFHCVEYVVKEFKSLPAASLCEKVVRKARCQGGMTYEEEFGMWTLRKDAKGKKGPRRRLEMEEEELCSNYTSFGESHIFDYDGEDIVGRRRDFKVFSGHIDAENQAIGNDINLRKYYKRGEIIETACPEASNLEDCSLMNPVTVQVPEIREKESMENFGNNLLVQELPDLPPPSPNILLSDDEGIGMSHNTIQLSDLNEKDWNMLSPNVELVDIMEHVKDVPTTEFTVDSSLTNLLGIDRAYLTHPEDFYLPLNLFEQKSIVELNFLKISEKKLRSKCLFSLPKEWLAEWRLAKRPPPPIPPIPRVFRLDQSLQNIPTPPATPEPDDPEEFRGFDESEIADLSLSNSRIFSSTINPEKSFPISPPKQPRMSADSGIQSPPHTMDILDSILEENTSQIISSESGYGSLLRSLDESDVPETPEKSKQDSLILPNATLESSPELQLSDHQMNLQRIAAEEHRQRVEDMKRMTDKVNRWHEYLKPILRLSQSRGHFDIHAYGTEILDVVNPQKNPTLPTDRQVSLGEIMEMKKDPRLLPRYFLSMLQLINSNNISIQAKKDINSVTKLHDIHIKFKSAERHHEELSEGLNFQKGEQKRKRSPSDGEMSKNGQKKHRKGAVS